The DNA sequence AAGAAGGACTAACCAGTTCGGTTGGAGAATACAACGAGAACGCCATACAGCAGCTTCTGTTGCCTAAGATACGAGAATTGAGCGATTCCATCATCACTTTAGATTCAAATTTCACGCACTTGAACTTTATTCACGAGAGTTTAGCTGACCTTAATGAATCGCTAGGCTCATTGTTGTATGGCATCATGAGCAATTCATGGTGCGTGGAATTTTCACAAGCTCCCCATGATATTCAAGACGATTTGATCGCTATTAAACAGTTGAAATCGTTGGAAGATGAGAAAAATAACTTAGTAAGGGAGATCTCTAATATGGAACGTGGgattaaaagaaaaaaagacgaAGGTGGTGGAAACGATTCGAGCAAAGCATCTCAGAACAAACAGTTTAACCAGCCGCTATTTCCTTCCTCACAGGTAAGAAAATATAGGCCATACGACAACAGAGACAAGCGGAAGTCATCCAAGATAGCCAACAACTCACAAGTAGAGAATGGGGAAGACTATGAAGATGATACCAGTAGTGAAGCTTCCTTCGTTCTAAATCCAACAAATATGGGGGCGTCCAAATCATCTCAGGGCCACGTAAGTAAGACCACGCGTCCGagtaacaataacaatagtaaactaagaagaaaatccaTTTTACATACAATAAGAAACAGCATTGCTTCCGGCGCCGATTTACCCATCGAAAACGATAATGTTGTTAATCTAGGAGATCTGCATTCAAGTAATCGAATATCACTAGGAAGTGGTGCTGCTAGGGTTGTCAATGGGCccattacaaaaaaaagaaattccaTGTTCTCAGGGCGTGCTGAAAGGAAATCTACAGAAAACAGACATTCTgttgcaaaaaaaactgaaaagaaaatgagcACAAGGCCTCCCTTCAGATGAATGTGCCAAAGTCATCCAAAGAACTGTCCGCCTCGCAAAATATATGCTCGCATGCGTGAACTACTAATAGAAGAGAATTTGGCGGACTGACCGTTTCTTCTATAGCAACGAGGAGGAAAACAACACATATATCAACAGTGCATGGGCACAATACGCATCACAACAAAATGGgatatatttgtataagaaaggaaattgaCTAGAACTGTCGAGAATTCCTGTATCAATATCAAATCATAAATAACTGTGAAATTAGTTACTATCTTTGTATAGCATCTTCAAGATAAGTGCGGTGAACTTCGGGTAATACTTTATAACTgacgttttttttttttcgttatgTATGGCAAACCAACTTGACAAGAAAGTGGACAACAGTTAAAACAaaaggaggaagaaaagaaattgaccTTTACATTGGAGAATAAGCAAGCGAACAGGTTATCAACTGCCTAGGATCTTTACAAAGGACATAAAACTAGCCTTTTATGGAAGAGACGGGAGATTCGAAGCTGGTCCCTAGggacgaagaagaaatagtaAATGACAACGATGAA is a window from the Saccharomyces paradoxus chromosome VII, complete sequence genome containing:
- the DAM1 gene encoding Dam1p (Essential subunit of the Dam1 complex (aka DASH complex)~similar to YGR113W), with translation MSEDKAKLGTARSATEYRLSIGSAPTSRRSSMGESSSLAKFAGQEGLTSSVGEYNENAIQQLLLPKIRELSDSIITLDSNFTHLNFIHESLADLNESLGSLLYGIMSNSWCVEFSQAPHDIQDDLIAIKQLKSLEDEKNNLVREISNMERGIKRKKDEGGGNDSSKASQNKQFNQPLFPSSQVRKYRPYDNRDKRKSSKIANNSQVENGEDYEDDTSSEASFVLNPTNMGASKSSQGHVSKTTRPSNNNNSKLRRKSILHTIRNSIASGADLPIENDNVVNLGDLHSSNRISLGSGAARVVNGPITKKRNSMFSGRAERKSTENRHSVAKKTEKKMSTRPPFR